GTGGATGCTCAAATCAATGCCAACATACCAAAATGGCACACTACCATTAAACTTGGAGCATCCAATCTACTTGACAATAAAGTCTACCAGGTATATGGGGGACCTAGAGTTGGTCGATTGGCTTATATATCAGCACAAATTGAAATAAAGTAATAACTTAAATTGAATATAAACTAAACTAAAATGTCATGAGAAAACTTTTACTATTAGGAGGTATAACTATGAGCTTCATTGGAGCTTCAATTCATGTGGACGCCCAGACGCGGTACATGGAAGAAGTTTTCACTGATGCCCAAATTATGGTCACCAAGGATGTGACATATGGAACCAATGTGGATGTGATGAAAAACACCCAATTATTGGATCCTGCATATTTAGTTGCCAATCAGGCGACAATTGTATCAGAAATGACTACGCTAAAAACGGCATACCAAACAGGGGCACCAATCCCTGCGGCTTATTATTTGCCATATGCTTTAGATACAACTACAAAGGTAAAAATCAGCGATTTGAAAATGGATGTATATGAACCGATGACCTCGGCAGATACATTGGCAAATCGTCCGGTTATTGTTTATATCCACACCGGAAACTTCTTGCCAACTGGTGTGAATCAGGGCCCGGCTGGGTCAAAAGAAGATTCCGCAGCCGTTGAATTATGTAAACAATGGTCAAAACGTGGATACGTTGCTGTTGCAGCAAATTACCGTCACGGTTGGAATCCTGCGGCTACTGGTCCTACAGGAGAGATCATTAGACGTGCGACATTATTAAATGCAGTATACCGTGCAATTCACGATATCAAACAAGTCGTACGTGTATTACGTGATGATGCCTCCGGATCAAATACTTATGCCATTAACCCTGGAAAAATCGCCATTTATGGTCAGGGATCAGGTGGATATGTGGCCCTAGCTTACAATACTTTAGATAAAACTGCTGAAATGGCATTACCAAAATTCACCAATCCGGCAACCGGTGCTTCTTTTATTAATGAAGCTATTGTTGGAAATATCGCAGGTGATGACGGATTGTTAAACATGTACTTCAATAATGGTCAAACCACCGATATTCAAGCGTGTATTAATGCTGGTGGTGCGTTGGCTGACATTAGCTGGTTAGAAGGCAATATTGAAGCTCCGATGATTACTGTTCATGCAGTAAGAGATGCGTTTGCTCCTTTTGATACCGGAACTGTAATTGTACCAACTACCGGTGAAAACGTGGTAGACGTAAATGGTCCAAACATGTTTATTCCTAAAGCCGTTTCATTGGGATTAAATGATTCGTTTAAAGATTTACAATTAACGGATGACTATACGATTTCTGCGCGTTCAAAATATGGACAGACGTTCAATAACATTCCTTCTATAAACATCAACAACCCGGTAGTGATTGACAACAATGCTGAAGGTTTATTTGCTTTGGATTTTGACTTAAACAATGGTGCCCCTTGGGAATGGTGGACATTGACTGATTTACAAGCTTTAGAAGCCTATTATGCATCAATCGGTATTACAATTGATGCGAATGACATTCATACCAAAGCATTGTTGACAAATCCAACGATGTCAAAAAATCAGGCACTGAACTTCATTGATACAATTCAAGGCTATATCCACCCTCGTATTATGCGTGCGATGCAAATTGGAGATTGGGAGCCATTATCAGTTAATAAAGTGAATCCAAACACGACATTCAAAGTAGCTCCAAATCCAGCGGAGGATCAAATCCGTATTTCAAGTGCAAACGGAAATATGACTTTCATTCAAATCTTTGATGTGACTGGAAAAGTAGTATATACTGAAAAC
This genomic interval from bacterium SCSIO 12643 contains the following:
- a CDS encoding T9SS type A sorting domain-containing protein, which codes for MRKLLLLGGITMSFIGASIHVDAQTRYMEEVFTDAQIMVTKDVTYGTNVDVMKNTQLLDPAYLVANQATIVSEMTTLKTAYQTGAPIPAAYYLPYALDTTTKVKISDLKMDVYEPMTSADTLANRPVIVYIHTGNFLPTGVNQGPAGSKEDSAAVELCKQWSKRGYVAVAANYRHGWNPAATGPTGEIIRRATLLNAVYRAIHDIKQVVRVLRDDASGSNTYAINPGKIAIYGQGSGGYVALAYNTLDKTAEMALPKFTNPATGASFINEAIVGNIAGDDGLLNMYFNNGQTTDIQACINAGGALADISWLEGNIEAPMITVHAVRDAFAPFDTGTVIVPTTGENVVDVNGPNMFIPKAVSLGLNDSFKDLQLTDDYTISARSKYGQTFNNIPSININNPVVIDNNAEGLFALDFDLNNGAPWEWWTLTDLQALEAYYASIGITIDANDIHTKALLTNPTMSKNQALNFIDTIQGYIHPRIMRAMQIGDWEPLSVNKVNPNTTFKVAPNPAEDQIRISSANGNMTFIQIFDVTGKVVYTENTNVANRTIQVGHLPKGVYVIHVDTDSGSNVEKLVIK